The Rhopalosiphum padi isolate XX-2018 unplaced genomic scaffold, ASM2088224v1 scaffold1, whole genome shotgun sequence genome has a window encoding:
- the LOC132931389 gene encoding uncharacterized protein LOC132931389 isoform X1: MTSERTKRRRVKEELESMQFDLNFSKLQKKRQHTYCKEVNVNDDFITNNLHNKYYEENISTPICNSYKQNIEENCFSPGTTFCNFPENNAAFNEPIETINECDLFKRNLCQWAVNFNINHNALDGLLVILKNVSTLSQLPKDSRSILDTRKMNETQCLTTINPGLYYHFGLKSAILEHFKFISTNNIDVIKIVIGIDGLPISKSSASQLWPILGYIRSFKNSVFPIGIYWGHEKPEDSNLYLKQFCVEAKELLTNGVNINGVIFKVLIDGFSLDAPAKSFVLKVKGHSGYDSCTRCIEEGEYLKNRSCFPYTASSEKKRTHDDYISMKYEEHHVGNTISILSDLPGVNIVDAFALDYMHLVCIGIMKKLIQLWMNKGPLNVRIPSSVVKIISDQLVSFKKSVPCDFSRKPRALNELPRFKATELRQILLYTGQVVFKDSINSNCYMHFMALNIAMTILLSDNMKKKYIHFARNLLKYFVQNFENLYGRHFISHNVHGLLHISDDYTNFGPIDNISAFPFENYMKSLKKIIKKHDKPLQQIIKRFYEQKNVNTPKNTNTEIIFKNEHTNGPMLNDLIAPQFKIVHLLNTKIKTTCIADQFILTIDNNIMKVLNIAHTKDTNEVVFIGKIFQSKKPFYEEPLSSDTFNIYIIDNLSNELCWIPMKNFKKKVMLLEKCNETIALPIIHSINDD, encoded by the exons atgACAAGTGAAAGAACAAAAAGGAGAAGAGTTAAGGAAGAGCTAGAATCTATGCAGTTTGAtcttaacttttcaaaattgcAAAAGAAAAGACAACATACTTATTGTAAAGAAGTGAATGTGAATGatgattttattactaataatctgCATAACAAATACTATGAAGAAAACATCAGTACTCCaatatgtaatagttataaacaaaatattgaagaaaattGTTTCAGTCCTGGAACAACATTTTGTAAT tttcctGAGAATAATGCTGCATTTAATGAACCAATTGAAACTATTAATGAATGTGATTTATTCAAGCGTAATTTGTGTCAGTGGGcagtaaattttaacataaatcataatgctTTGGATGGattattggttattttgaaaaatgtgtcAACATTATCACAACTTCCTAAAGATTCACGTAGTATTTTAGATACCAGAAAAATGAACGAGACACAGTGCTTAACTACAATAAATCCTGGTTTATATTACCATTTTGGTTTGAAATCAGCTATTttggaacattttaaatttatttcaacaaataatatagatGTTATCAAAATAGTTATTGGCATTGATGGCTTGCCAATCTCAAAAAGTAGTGCAAGTCAATTATGGCCCATTTTGGGGTATATACGCTCATTCAAGAATTCTGTGTTTCCAATTGGTATATACTGGGGCCATGAAAAGCCTGaagattctaatttatatttaaaacaattttgtgtaGAAGCTAAAGAGTTATTGACAAATGGAGTTAATATTAATGGAgtgatttttaaagttttaatcgaTGGATTTTCTCTAGACGCCCCGGCTAAGTCGTTTGTGCTAAAAGTCAAGGGTCACAGTGGTTATGATTCGTGCACCCGGTGCATAGAAGAAGGcgagtatttgaaaaatagatcATGTTTTCCATACACAGCAAGTAGTGAAAAAAAACGCACACATGACGACTACATCAGTATGAAATATGAAGAACATCATGTTGGGAATACAATCTCAATTTTATCAGATTTACCTGGTGTAAATATTGTTGATGCATTTGCGTTAGATTACATGCATCTTGTTTGCATaggtattatgaaaaaattaatccaATTATGGATGAACAAAGGACCATTGAACGTTCGTATACCTAGTtctgttgtaaaaataatatcagacCAATTGGTATCATTTAAAAAGAGTGTCCCTTGTGATTTTTCCCGAAAACCCAGGGCCTTAAATGAATTACCAAGATTTAAGGCCACAGAACTGCGTCAAATCCTTTTGTATACTGGACAGGTCGTTTTCAAAGACAGCATAAACAGCAACTGTTATATGCATTTCATGGCACTTAACATAGCTATGACCATATTATTAAgtgataatatgaaaaaaaagtacatacATTTTGCTAGAAATTTActcaaatattttgttcaaaattttgaaaatctctATGGCAGACATTTTATTTCGCATAATGTTCATGGGCTTTTACATATCTCTGATGACTATACCAATTTTGGCCCTATCGACAACATAAGTGCGTTtccttttgaaaattatatgaagtccctcaaaaaaattataaaaaaacacgaTAAACCActacaacaaataattaaaagattctatgaacaaaaaaatgtaaatactcctaaaaatactaatacagaaattatttttaaaaatgaacacaCAAATGGACCTatgttaaatgatttaatagcaccacaatttaaaattgtccatttacttaatacaaaaattaaaacaacatgTATAGCTgatcaatttatattaactatagataataatattatgaaagtcTTAAACATAGCTCATACCAAAGATACCAATGAAGTAGTTTTTATTGGGAAAATATTCCAAtctaaaaaaccattttatgaAGAACCACTAAGCTcagatacttttaatatttatattattgataatttatctaATGAACTATGTTGGATTccaatgaaaaattttaaaaaaaaggttatgttattggaaaaatgtaatgaaacaaTAGCTTTGCCtattatacattcaattaatgatgattaa
- the LOC132931389 gene encoding uncharacterized protein LOC132931389 isoform X2 codes for MTYHIVIFKKENAVEVVPSHWLSKDGITCAWPHRNLDPKKQIEKKTNPNTSDFNWYDVRILAKDIASLKDAKIKCSKATFTSDLSENENKETRKFRCKILDDDDNSFHLKKKRKNLSAHIQPPKLSSPPKLIADTDNSDYDDSDTDRTFGLPIMNSCIKKSPIKHFEVKMSDKQQNMSKNNIYRSPSRKLSLDGPSSNIIKLNSPSSGKWKVIDINNSSSTKFSRRKLNFDSMSQNINGNCNSNRRVSQSPKHFENINTDLLKSPTGNWRINDHNIDDVATTQVDFNTSPMSCSLNTNEVLAIDGLKSTLINLTRSITNIKYDMKNCMIKIDRIENMLSDIHTNQNKSFSKEVNYFVNESIYKFPMTNIDELNMFEEKLGDIEFRQKVIHYLSRLERESVSDMTRQIMSKLFHNNLLSKFSYAGQKQKMVFATLHSCSIIFETVRIVHKHRNCTDQEILKPMKFFMANAKFREEKKQQKHHSF; via the exons ATGACTTATCATatagtaatattcaaaaaagaaaATGCAGTTGAAGTTGTACCATCTCATTGGCTGTCAAAAGATGGAATTACTTGTGCTTGGCCACATAGAAATTTAGATCCAAAAAAacagattgaaaaaaaaacaaaccctAATACATCAGATTTTAATTGGTATGATGTTCGTATTTTAGCAAAAGATATTG CAAGTTTAAAAGAtgccaaaataaaatgtagtaaagCAACTTTTACTTCGGATTTAtcagaaaatgaaaataaagaaaCTAGAAAATTTCGATGCAAAATacttgatgatgatgataatagttttcatttaaaaaaaaaaagaaaaaatcttTCCGCACATATACAACCGCCAAAACTATCTAGTCCTCCCAAATTAATTGCTGATACag acaattcaGATTATGATGACTCTGATACTGACCGTACATTTGGTCTTCCAATTATGAATTCAT gtattaagaagtctccaataaaacattttgaagtaaaaatgagTGATAAGCAACAAAACAtgtcaaaaaacaatatttatcgaTCTCCTTCTCGAAAGTTATCTCTTGATg gaCCAagctcaaatattattaaattaaactcacCATCATCAGGAAAATGGAAAgtgattgatattaataattcaagttccacTAAGTTTTCAAGAAGAAAGCTAAATTTTGATTCAATGTCACAAAACATAAATGGGAACTGTAATAGTAATCGCCGTGTCAGTCAGTCTCCAAAACATTTTG AAAACATAAATACAGATTTGCTTAAGTCCCCTACAGGAAACTGGCGCataaatgatcataatattgATGATGTTGCTACTACTCAAGTTGATTTTAACACGTCACCCATGTCTTGTAGTCTTAATACTAACGAAGTCTTAGCTATTGatg gtttaaaaagtactttaataaatttgacTCGTTCTATTACAAACATCAAGTATGATatgaaaaattgtatgataaaaattgaTAGGATTGAAAATATGTTGAGTGATATtcatacaaatcaaaataaatctttCTCAAAagaagttaattattttgtcaatgaaagtatttataaattcccAATGACAAATATTGATGAGCTGAATATGTTTGAAGAAAAATTAGGTGACATAGAATTTCGTCAGAAAGTG aTACATTACTTGAGTAGACTAGAACGTGAAAGTGTTTCAGATATGACGCGACAAATAATGTCCaagttatttcataataatttgttatcaaaatTTTCGTATGCaggacaaaaacaaaaaatggtcTTTGCTACTTTACATTCCTGTTCTATcatatttg aaactgTAAGAATTGTACATAAACATCGGAATTGCACTGATCAAGAAATATTAAAGCCAATGAAGTTTTTCATGGCAAATGCAAAATTCAGAGAAGAGAAGAAACAACAAAAACATCActctttttaa